A genomic region of SAR324 cluster bacterium contains the following coding sequences:
- a CDS encoding outer membrane lipoprotein carrier protein LolA: MTKFFITLFSVFFCPYFIQAITLERVQERYLEMQSFQGNFLQTTIVESEDRRASASGIIAYQRPGKMRWEYQEPDPQLLVTDGDTLWLYDPLLENVMIQELATVTDGTALAFLLGAGELSEDFTQQRMQKSLLDPDKSWEVLELVPNREQSAIEFLQLGVDSQTGALEALLFRDNSGSVRIIEFEALSYNVEFSEDFFSFEIPPGMEVIRP, from the coding sequence ATGACAAAATTTTTCATTACTCTGTTTTCAGTTTTCTTCTGTCCTTACTTTATCCAGGCAATTACTTTGGAGCGAGTTCAGGAACGCTACCTAGAAATGCAGAGCTTCCAAGGAAATTTCTTGCAAACCACAATTGTTGAAAGTGAAGACCGGCGAGCAAGTGCCTCTGGCATCATTGCATATCAACGTCCTGGCAAAATGCGCTGGGAATACCAAGAACCAGATCCTCAGTTACTTGTAACTGATGGTGACACTCTCTGGTTATACGACCCTTTGCTGGAAAATGTGATGATTCAGGAGTTGGCCACTGTGACAGACGGGACTGCCCTGGCGTTCCTCCTCGGTGCGGGTGAATTGAGTGAAGACTTCACACAGCAAAGGATGCAGAAGTCCTTACTAGATCCTGATAAATCATGGGAAGTTTTGGAACTGGTTCCCAACCGAGAACAAAGTGCGATCGAGTTTTTACAACTCGGTGTGGATAGCCAAACGGGAGCCCTGGAGGCGCTGCTCTTCAGGGATAACAGTGGTTCAGTAAGAATCATTGAATTTGAAGCGCTAAGCTACAACGTCGAATTTTCAGAGGATTTTTTTAGTTTTGAGATTCCTCCTGGTATGGAAGTCATTCGCCCTTAG